In the genome of Phlebotomus papatasi isolate M1 chromosome 2, Ppap_2.1, whole genome shotgun sequence, one region contains:
- the LOC129802677 gene encoding medium-chain acyl-CoA ligase ACSF2, mitochondrial-like — MEVVLQSVRTFLRVPKIPKVIRWCHTNSSGLSYFHKVGKYPLAYRTIGQELSRVVSEFGDRQAYICVEENKRFTYGELKIQADRLAAGFQAIGLTKGDRLGIWAPNVSMWPIVMFAAARAGLILVALNPAYEAPELEYCIHKVGMKALVTSESFRTKDYYDKLLQIIPNLNTFSPGKIHSKRFPFLQSVIINSEKYFPGTLRLSDVESLATTSQIGKIEDQQKFISPDSGCNIQFTSGTTGNPKAALLKHFAIVNNAIDIGRRVELENKKICMPVPFFHVYGVVATVMAGLSAQANVVVPSAVYSPDKTLLAIRDEECQVIYGTPTMYVDLVNKQRERKYDLKAEIGAIGAAMSTSHLCREIINVLGLKKLKALYGMTEKSGLSFGSLPEDTNEQAFKTVGQVQDHIEVKVIDSAGYLVPFGVPGELCARGYLLMSGYWGDEEKTKETLGDDGWLRTGDQFVLQADGYGKIVGRLKEMIIRGGENIFPKEIEDFLASCPQIAEVHIVGVPDKRLGEELCAFVRLRAECESFTEKDIKEFCKGKISYHKIPKYIEIVTEFPKTLSGKIQKFKLQQWFEKKYDKKNMLRTDL, encoded by the exons ATGGAAGTCGTACTACAATCTGTGAGAACCTTTCTGAGGGTTCCGAAAATTCCTAAAGTAATCCGATGGTGTCATACAAACTCCAGTGGATTGagttactttcacaaagttgggAAGTACCCTCTGGCCTATAGAACAATTGGCCAGGAGTTGAGCCGAGTAGTGAGTGAATTCGGTGATCGCCAAGCTTATATTTGTGTCGAGGAGAATAAGAGGTTCACTTACGGTGAGCTAAAAATTCAAGCAGATCGCTTGGCAGCAGGATTTCAAGCCATCGGTTTGACCAAAGGTGATCGCCTTGGAATTTGGGCTCCCAATGTTTCAATGTGGCCAATTGTAATGTTCGCAGCTGCAAGAGCTGGGCTCATCCTTGTAGCCCTGAATCCAGCCTATGAAGCTCCAGAGTTGGAGTACTGCATTCACAAAGTCGGAATGAAGGCTCTAGTGACCTCAGAGAGTTTTCGTACTAAGGATTACTATGACAAACTGTTGCAGATTATTCCCAATCTCAACACATTTTCTCCTGGGAAGATTCACAGCAAGAGATTCCCCTTCCTTCAAAGTGTTATAATTAACTCTGAAAAATACTTTCCGGGCACTCTTCGACTCTCTGATGTTGAATCTTTGGCAACTACTTCCCAAATTGGTAAAATCGAAGATCAACAGAAATTTATCAGTCCAGATAGTGGATGCAATATTCAATTTACTTCTGGAACAACAGGAAATCCAAAAGCTGCCTTATTGAAACATTTTGCTATAGTTAACAATGCTATTGACATTGGAAGACGTGTTGAATTAGAAAACAAGAAAATCTGTATGCCAGTGCCATTTTTTCATGTATATGGGGTAGTGGCAACAGTCATGGCCGGTTTATCTGCCCAAGCAAATGTTGTTGTTCCATCGGCTGTATACAGTCCAGATAAAACACTTCTTGCGATTAGAGATGAAGAATGTCAAGTGATTTATGGTACGCCAACGATGTACGTTGACTTAGTAAATAAACAGAGAGAAAGGAAGTATGATCTTAAGGCAGAAATTGGTGCAATTGGTGCAGCAATGAGCACTTCCCATCTGTGCAGAGAAATAATAAACGTTTtaggattaaaaaaattaaag GCACTTTATGGTATGACAGAAAAATCCGGTCTGAGCTTTGGCAGCCTTCCTGAAGACACCAATGAGCAAGCATTTAAAACAGTTGGTCAGGTTCAAGATCACATTGAGGTGAAAGTGATTGATAGTGCGGGATATCTGGTGCCATTTGGGGTTCCAGGAGAGCTCTGTGCCCGCGGATATTTACTAATGTCAGGATATTGGGGTGACGAAGAAAAAACAAAGGAGACACTGGGAGATGATGGATGGCTGAGAACTGGAGATCAGTTTGTGCTACAAGCTGATGGATATGGAAAGATCGTAGGGAGGCTAAAGGAAATGATCATCAGGGgaggagaaaatatttttcccaaagAGATTGAGGATTTCCTAGCCTCATGCCCTCAAATAGCCGAAGTTCACATCGTGGGAGTTCCGGATAAGCGTCTGGGAGAGGAATTGTGTGCTTTTGTACGTCTCCGTGCAGAATGTGAATCCTTTACTGAGAAGGACATCAAGGAATTTTGCAAAGGGAAGATTTCCTATCATAAAATCCCAAAGTACATTGAAATAGTCACAGAGTTTCCTAAAACTCTCTCAGGGAAGATTCAGAAGTTTAAGCTGCAACAATGGTTTGAGAAGAAATATGACAAGAAGAACATGTTAAGAACagatttgtga